GGAGAGGCTCACTTCACCCAGTTCCTGAACCGCCGCGTCCAGCAGGCTGTTGATGATCTGGATCATCTTCTGGACCATGTCGTGGATGCGCGTCGCCTGGCCAAGCGTGGCCTCGCGGACATGGCCGATCTGGGCTTCTTCCCGGATGCGGTCCGCCATGAGCAGGATGCCGCCCAGGGGGTTTTTCAGATCATGGGCGGCCGTGGCCAGGAAACGCGTTTTCATACGGTTGGCCTGGCGAAGCTGCTCATTCATGGCCTGCAGCTGGGCCCCCATGGATTCCACACGCAAGGTGTATTCCCGCTCCAGATCGTGGATCCGCTTCCGCTCCAGGCAGGCTGAGATGCGGGCCTTCAGCAGCTGCTGGTTGATGGGTTTGGGCAGATAGTCCTGGGCCCCGAGCTGGATGCACTTGAGCACCGTATCCTGCTCATTGAGGGCCGAAAGCATGATGACTGGCAGGCGCTTGAGGGCGGGATCAGCGTGCATGGCCTCGATCACCTGGACCCCATCCACGCCGGGCATCATCACATCCAGCAGCACCGTATCGTACGCCGTCTGGTGGATCTTCTCGAGGGCTTCCGCCCCGTCCATGGCGGAATCCACCTGGTAACCCTCGCGTTCGAGGATGCGCGTCAACACTTCCCGGTTGAACTCGGCATCATCCACCACGAGGATGCGGGCGGGCCCAGCCTGGTTCATCGGCCTTCCTCCGGCCCCAGCAGGGCGCGGATCTTGCCGACCAGCCGGGCCAGATCCGCGGGTTTGGTGTCGTAATCGTCGCACCCCGCAGCGAAGGCCGCTTCCTGATCGGAGGTGAGCACACGGGCGGTGAGGGCCACCACGGGAATGCGCGCCGTGGCGGGGTCGGCCTTGATCTGCCGCGTGGCCTCGAAGCCGTCCATGCCCGGAAGGCCGAGATCCATCAGCACCAGATCCGGCAGCTGTTCCCGGCAGATCCGCACGCCCTCTTCGCCATCCACCGCGATGATCACCGTGAAGCCGCGCCGCTCCAGCAGGCGGGAGATCGCATCGCGGTTCATCTCATTGTCTTCCACCAGCAGAAGTGTCGTCATGGGTGGACTCCCTTTCGGTTTCCGGCCAATCCACGCTGAACGGCGCGCCGCACTTCATCGACCAGCTCAACCTTGGTGTACAGGCCTTTTTGGAGCACTGCGGCGACCTGGGCCTGGCGGAGCTGCTCCCGCTCCTTGGCTGTCAGATCACGGGCCGTCACCACGATGACGGGAATCGCGCCCCAGGCCGGATGCTGCTGTTTTTCTGCCAGGAAACTGAAGCCATCCATGCCAGGCATCAACAGGTCCAACAGGATCAGGCTGGGCCTTTCCAGGCGCAGCTGGTCCAGGGCGGCGCGGCCATCCAGGGCCGGCCAGGAATCCCACCCTTCGGCCAGCAGGCTGCGCTGCAGGAGCTGCTGGCTCTCCACATCGTCATCCACCACCAGCACCCGGCCCGGTGCATGCTCCAGCCGGAACCGCTTCAGCGCACCGGACAGGTGGGCATGATCGATGGGCTTGAAGAGGTAGTCCGAGGCACCAAGGGCCAGTCCCTTTTCCACTTCTTCCAGGATGGTCAGCATGACGACGGGGATCTCCGCCAGGGCAGGATCGGCCTTGAGGGCCTTCAGCACCGTCCAGCCATCCACCTGGGGCATCGTGACATCGAGCAGGATCAGGCCAGGGTGAATCTCTGCAGCCAACCGCAGGCCTTCGATCCCGTCATGGGCCGCCACCACCTGGTGGCCATCCAGCATCAGCAGGCGCGTCAAGGCGTTGAGCAGGAAGGGATCGTCATCGATGAGAAGGATGGGCCCCTGATTCGGCAATGGTGCAGCTTTCTCCACCACCGGGGCCGGGGCTTCAGGCGCCGGTTCCTGAAAGGTCAGAGGGAGCACGATGGTAAAAATGGAACCCTGGCCG
This sequence is a window from Geothrix sp. PMB-07. Protein-coding genes within it:
- a CDS encoding response regulator; this translates as MTTLLLVEDNEMNRDAISRLLERRGFTVIIAVDGEEGVRICREQLPDLVLMDLGLPGMDGFEATRQIKADPATARIPVVALTARVLTSDQEAAFAAGCDDYDTKPADLARLVGKIRALLGPEEGR
- a CDS encoding hybrid sensor histidine kinase/response regulator; protein product: MNQAGPARILVVDDAEFNREVLTRILEREGYQVDSAMDGAEALEKIHQTAYDTVLLDVMMPGVDGVQVIEAMHADPALKRLPVIMLSALNEQDTVLKCIQLGAQDYLPKPINQQLLKARISACLERKRIHDLEREYTLRVESMGAQLQAMNEQLRQANRMKTRFLATAAHDLKNPLGGILLMADRIREEAQIGHVREATLGQATRIHDMVQKMIQIINSLLDAAVQELGEVSLSLEMTNLGDLVHGVVRENEAYAESKNIRLVYVESFAAECWGMLDQMRISQAMDNLVNNAVKYSPFGSTVRVELGLRIVDGMDRVHIEVQDQGPGLSAEDMARAFGPFQRLSAQPTGGEYSTGLGLSIVKQMVELHGGWVWIESQQGQGATFLVEIPLISEMPLKP